Below is a window of Chanodichthys erythropterus isolate Z2021 chromosome 19, ASM2448905v1, whole genome shotgun sequence DNA.
tTGTCTTCTGCAGAACTGTTTTACAACTCAAATATAAGTCATGTCAATTGTTACAATttgcaacagttattttaaggtgttttGAAGTTAACTGTATAGTATAACACACTTTAGAAATAAAGTTGTCTTGACTTCAAGGCAGAGAACACTTCCCTGACCACTGCCTGCATCCCTCTAGCTAATTTAGCATTGACTGCAAATAATCATTACCCCAAAAACATCTTAAGATGTTTTCCTCACCAGAGTCATCTCTGGCTACTCACTGGGGCCTTAAGACATTAGGGATGTTTTctgcaaaatgtaataatagtCAAAAAactatatgaataaaaatagtgatacacacactccgataaaatgactctttggggactctagtcatacacacactacgataaaatgactctttggggactctagtgatacacacactacgataaaatgactctttgaggactctagtcatacacacactccgataaaatgactctttgaggactctagtcatacacacactacgataaaatgactctttgaggactctagtcatacacacactccgataaaatgactctttgaggactctagtcatacacacactccgataaaatgactctttggggactctagtgatacacacactccgataaaatgactctttggggactctagtgatacacacactccgataaaatgactctttggggactctagtgatacacacactccgataaaatgactctttggggactctagtgatacacacactccgataaaatgactctttgaggactctagtcatacacacactccgataaaatgactctttggggactctagtgatacacacactacgataaaatgactctttggggactctagtgatacacacactacgataaaatgactctttgaggactctagtcatacacacactccgataaaatgactctttgaggactctagtcatacacacactacgataaaatgactctttgaggactctagtcatacacacactccgataaaatgactctttgaggactctagtcatacacacactccgataaaatgactctttggggactctagtgatacacacactccgataaaatgactctttgaggactctagtcatacacacactacgataaaatgactctttggggactctagtcatacacacactccgataaaatgactctttggggactctagtgatacacacactccgataaaatgactctttggggactctagtgatacacacaatcccataaaatgactctttggggactctagtgatacacacaatcccataaaatgactctttggggactctagtgatacacacactccgataaaatgactctttggggactctagtgatacacacactccgataaaatgactctttggggactctagtgatacacacaatcccataaaatgactctttggggactctagtgatacacacagtccgataaaatgactctttggggactctagtgatacacacactccgataaaatgactctttggggactctagtgagacAAACTGATTAAATGAGTctttaatattaacaatatcAACACATTGTGGAGAataacagaaattcaaaaagattagaaaaaaaaacaatttacaaaggACAACGATGCAAATGCAAAACTGGCACTAACTTGGAGGCTTCCGTACTTCCTCCATTCATCAGTCTTTAAATTCTCTCTAACTTCCTCCTTTACCTTCACCCTCCTCCTTCCCTTTACATTCACTcgctcttttcatcccctttacattcgctcctccctctttttcatcccctttacattcgctcctccctcttttccacaacctttacattcactccctcttttcatcccctttacattcgctcctccctcttttcacaacctttacattcactcctccctcttttcatcccctttacattcgctcctccctcttttccacAACCCTTGGGATAAATGGTACAGATTAAAGAAAAGTATTTTTGATTAGTTTATGCAACATCGCAGTACAGTCTTCTGCTAACAACTTTAATGTACAGCATTTTCAATGAGCTGGTCACTAGTTGAGCCACTCTCTTCACacaaataatacttttaacacTTTCCAcatcatattatatttttacagtattattatttttttttttttatatatatatatatatatatatatatatatatatatatatatatatatatatattttttttttttttttttttacagtaaagaaGTTATAAAAGGCACtgaagtgtttttgtgtttgtgcctCCTCACAAACCACCCTTTCTTTTAAGAGTCGTGATCCTGTTCCGCACATAATTTTTCACACCAGTCCATGTTCGCTGCTTCAAAGCTTCTGGCTCTGCGTGAATGCATCTTTCACAGTCTTGCTTACCAGGAAATTTGCATGTCTTGATGAACTCCATCATGTGTCTCTCTACTGCTTTTACCTCATTGTCCTCCCATTTCTTTTTTGGAGCATTTGAAGAACCTAtggaataattaaaaatgtaattctcaTAACAACTAAATCAGTGAGTATGACCAAATCATACATATGTCCTAATGTGTAGatttttctgaattttgaaAAGCTTTTGGATGGCTATTGCTGCTTGGAGCTAATTTATGGTTATTTGATGATTATTGTGTGTGTAGTTTAGAGATTTTTTCTTACCTTGATCCTCTTGTGAAACAGATTGATCAGATTGAACAGGTGGATCAGTCTCTGCTGGTGCTGTTGTCTGAGATACGTCACTGTAATCCTCCTCATCACTTGGCATGGAATCACCTTGAGCCTCAAGTTGCTCTAaacaattgataaaaaaaatcaacagttTATTGATTATACTTAGCATCTGTAACATATGATAATGTACAGTTTTTGCAAATATATacagcacagacacacacagaccatTCAAGTATACTCATACCATTTGGGTCAATTTCAATGTTGTCAAGTTTCTTTCCTTTGAAGTCAGACAGTGTTCCTTTCTCCATGGCCATTAGGACTTTACTCATTTTTGCCAACTGCAGTGTCCCCTCTGGTAACCGGTAATACGGTGACGGTGATGAGGTCATCACAGAGGTGGACACAGCACAGGGTGGTGATGAAGAGGATGCATCAGTTGTGGACGTGACTAAGGATGACTGTAACagtttgaaaatataatttgaataaaaacaagGTCTACAAGCAAAAGAACTAAGGaaactattaattaatattaaaataattagctGTTAATGGACTGAGGTGTTGATCACAGAGTATTGTGATGATGTTGACATATTACTCACCAAACAATCTTTTTGTGATAGCTGTTTAGCAATCGTattgcattcattttcaatttctGCCCTGTTAAAACGTTCATAGCAATCTTCatgatgttttcttaattttgccAGTCTTGATTGAAACCGCTTCTGTGGATATATAAAGAAGTATTTagcataaagggttagttcacccaaaaatgaaaatattgtcaataattactcaccctcatgtcgttccacacccgtaagacctttgttcatcttcagaacacaaattaagatattttagattaaatccgatggctcagtgaggcctctattcaaagcaataacatttcctctttcaagatccattaatgtactaaaaaacatatttatatcagttcatgtgagttcagtagttctactttaatattataaagcaacgagaatactttttgtgcgccaaacaaacaaaataacgacttcgacaatatagtgatgggccgatttcaaaacactgcttcggagcttcacaaatcaaatcagtgactcggctctcctatcaaacggctaaactgttgaaatcatatgactttggcgctccgagtcactgattcaataggttgtttgcaatcacgtggttctggtgaaGCGCAAAattccggtggagggcaagcagtgaaaattagaatggaaaagatggagaaaagtcctttctgtgctggtttagaaaggtttaaacagaaaatcacaacatatgttggcgATCCTTGTGTTATGAAGAGGAGAgacttttccactgaattgaaagacttgaTTGCCATCGCGGAGGCAgatatagagaatgtgaagctgccgtcacgccgcgttcagttctagtctggtttgtttatatcgcgctgcctttctgctaGTGAAGTCAAGtgcagtattttaatttttgattgtgaaaaatgtcgccattgttggtcatttatgctgaatcgagaattgtAATAGGAACTCACAGTATCGTTcggggaaaaaaaaatggacggTAATACAATTTTCGCCTTGGTTGAGAAGGTGAGGAAAGACGACttttagcaaatgtaataatgtcactaaataaacccactgcctttcacttaaaaaaaaacaaaaaaaaacaaacatacttttgagttttgtatttggtttttgtgcaataattaattaacattatgtttgCGAGTATGATCACTCGCTTGTGAATGATTGtaacttgcacacagccacttcaaaactgttcacaagcttctatgggtttgattttggtcatttgttgaaataaatacaaaaatacagcgtgTCGGTGTCCGTCCCCTGATCGTGACCCTCCGATTCTCCTTAtggggaaagtgaatatttacaaaaataacattaaaactagttacatttacacgcttccaacaaagaaatgcatcatcttctgtcagcttgttaaatatttattttatttggacattttctaccatacgaCGGCTGaaagcagcagcgcgtgacactATTCTcgtggtaaccagatcaacattgtaaacaattctacaaaactgaaggaaaacacccaattataattaaataggataaaatatcttctcctccctgcaaacgatagcatgtagaatgttaatatttaaccgagtcaaaaacaaaaggtaagtatccatattaatttcagtatcagcagatgcaaaacgctataaaaaggcgacaacttttaacgttaaaaaatgaaaagttataaaaaacggtataagttatgtaaacgatataaacaccttctgggttctcgattttaaCGATTTGAGCAACTATAAACAATGCAAAAccttttgagtttttgataggattcctatatagaaacatcactccctgccctccagactcattcgcgctgctgctgtgacgtcatgtgcaaacaacccattcataaagctccaaagcagtgttttgaaatcggcccatcactatattgttgaaaagtcgttattttgtttttttggtgcacaaaaatattctcgtcactttataatattagggttgaatcactgtactcacatgaactgatttaaatttgtttttagtacctttatggttcttgagagaggaaatgtcattgctttgaatagaggcctcactgagccatcagatttaattaaaaatatcttaatttgtgttctgaagatgaatgaaggtcttacaggtgtggaacggcatgagggtgagtaattaatgacattatttgaactaaccttttaaacaaacataaaatgtacattaacaatattgaaaataaaattgtgaCAATAACTAGGTAACTAGCAGAGGTGGGTAGTAAGGcgctacatttacattccatAACTTTTGGTGCTtgagcggttaataaacagaactgcatgtgTCTAAAGAACACTGTAGCtggagctacttctctctgtttatgtctatgacGAGTCACACAGATACTGTGCTTCTCCGCAGTGGTTCCTTCCAGACCGGGAAGGAACCAATTTAACTTTTTACAATTCTGACAGAATATTATTTTGTACCATTTGGAGCGTTTACACAAAGTGTGCTGGATGAAGTGGACACGCACCTACAATCAACTAAAAACAAACCTTCTAATGCATCCCATGGTCTGCCAGCGATAAAGATCTTTTCTAGTTGAACACCTGTGCATCAGCTGTTAGTAGTTGCCTGTGTTGAATAGGGTGTTCAGtattttgggggcggagcaatgaagggaggggtgtggTTGTTTGGGTgtcgatttcaaatatcaacagttttTCCCAGAAATCATCTAATAGTTGCTGCATTATGAGATAGTTACCGTTTTTCTTGATGTTCTTGCTTTGCCTGACTGCTTATGTGGACCACTGCTGTTCACCTCGTCCAATCCAGGTGAAGAAACAGGAGCAGCACAATGAGGCTGGATGCCAGAAAAGGAACCAGTGaatataaaaatcagaaatgtttgtATAGAACAGAAAAACTAGTAATTACTCTAGCTGTCCTACAGTAACTTTATCTATCACTCCTTTCCTTCTGTTAACACCCAGACACACTACTCACAAAAGAGTCAATAATATAGAATAATGATACAGATGTTTTAAAAGTGGACTTACCGATCTCTGCGGACCCAAACTGATGGATGGCTTTTTATCAGAGGATTCAGTTGATGCTTGATTCAAAGGCTTGAGAAATATGAGACCACAATCACATGGTAACTAATCAGATAGTAAAAGATTATCCTGAATTACTGATCAATCTTTCTATCATTTTCTTGATAGTACCTTGACTCGCCATGGCCAATCTGAGTATCCGTGATTGAAAGTGATTTCTTCCCCTGGTAGAATGTCTCGCACAGCAAAGAGACACAGGTGAGGTTTCCTGCTCACTTCAAGGGTTCTCATTTTGCAAGTAGGATTTCTGTGTTCGTCATTTACAAGTCTTCCCAAGGAACCGTCTTCTTTAGATGCATCTATGCTATAAAGACATAAAATTATTACTCAATACTTGTAATCTTATATATGCTAGACAAGTAGAGTTATTTTTAAGTGGAAACCCACCGCTCTGCATAAGTTGTATGTCTCGTTTTTAATCTACCCGATTCAGACCATCAGCTGATCATCAGGACACAGCTCTATGAACTCAACCGAGTGTGTCAGGTTAAGGAGACAAACAGAATCTGCAGAGAGGAGGGTCTGAGAACCACGGATCTATCGGACAGTGTATGGCAACATCCTCTCAGCAGACAAATGCATCTAACATTCACCATTTTGTTCTCTTTTGGGAATACGGTTAAAAACGAATATTGATGACTCAAAGAAACTGCACTCAGCACCCTTCAAGTCAGTTCATGGTTGATTTTAAGtattaagggtgtgttcacacttggtaTGTTTGTTtagattaaaacgaaccctggtgccaTTGCTCTTTTATGGCACTTTCTCACTGTGCGGTACGACTCAACTCGGCTCGGTTTGTTCTTCCACTGCAGTTAGTACCGCTTCAAAGTGATTGGGATTATAGTCTGATCATTACAGTTGTGCTGCCACCTCGTCTACTGACCACGATAGAGGCATTTCTTTTTCAAGTTGCATGTGATGGTCATTTAAAACAAGTCAATTAAAAAACACGAGACAGCAAACCCGCTAGAATTAAATCTTGCAGGTTTGCGATACAATATAGTGCCTCTACTACATCAATCCAACAGGTCTGTACTCACCACCAATTTCTGCCACACCACTGAAACTCAAACAGGAACGCGTTCTCGGCCTCAGTGTAGTGTTCAGCTCGGTCAAGACTCTCTTCTGAACTCAGAAGTTCACCTCTGTATTCAAGAGCAAAATCACCTCTGAAAAAAGCTCTAGTGGTGAAAACGCTTTTGAAGAGGAGAAATGCATTAGTTTCAGCAGTTTATTAAAAGTCAACTATCATTTTGATCATTACTTAAAGTTCTCTGCCATATGATGTACATTATATGTAAAAGGGAAATTACTGAATGAAAATAGTCAATAGCCAGGCAAATTTCTAAGTATGCTGTGCTTtttatacattacattatactTTAAAGTCTTAAAATTATATAGTTAAAATTTTTATACTCTTTCATACATAAGCAATATTATCTTGGCTTTATATAGTTTAGAATAGAGTGCTGCAGCGATGACGTATTTTTGCAGGTGATCCGGTAGTTCACACACCCCTGGTTCCCTCAACTAAAACCCTATATGTTGTTTTAACTGGCTTTTGTATTGCTGCAGAAACTAAGCTTAAGTTTGCCTATTAATACACCACAGTTGCAAAACTTCATCGTCCTCATGATTAAGCTTCAAGAAATCATCtagaacatgtttttgttatattatttttaaaagaaaattctgtgtttaacaTGCATCGCTTCTGGATAGTTTGTCTTTGTGGTGTATGGATGTTTATGGATGGTTTTTGGCTTTAGAtaaagagtttttttgttgttgttgataaatgtgcctccaggaactgtaaaactttaaaaaatccATCTCCCTGTGTAATAAGTATAATGTTTTGCATTCTtataatgtatgtttgaatgGTTGTGTACAGTGTACATCCCTAAATCTACCTCTAAACACAACGAGGCTGTGAAAGTGACTAGTGAGTAGATGACTTTATCTGTTCAGGTGACGATTTTTAATGTCCCAGACAAACCTCTGTCTCCCATTTAGacacttgttagcaactgcctttaaagtaaaagcttttttttttttttaaatcacaagagggtattactgatgtatattgtgtcttagaaaaaaaaagtgaaaaagcagCCCTTACTTCAGGAATTTAACCAAAacccaataataaaaaaaaaaattaaaaaaaacattgatcatGTACATGATCATGCACAACGATATACTGATagctgcaaaaaaaataatcaccTTATTGAAGGTCTAACGGgtatggaacggcatgagggtgagtaataaatgacattatttgaacTAACCCTATTATAAAAATGATCCATTGTCCTGGTTTACATACAAACCAATAACCACCTAAAAgttcagttcacccaaaaatgaatttctgtcattaattactctccctcatgtcgtttcacacccgtaagaccttcattcatcttcagaacacaaattaagatatttttgatcaaattcaatggctcagtgaggcctgcattgagagcaaaatcatttcctttttcagtgttcagaaagctactaaagacatatttaaaacagatcatgtgactacagcagttcaatactttttgtgtgcccaaaatcacccatcactagatattattgaataaagtggttattttgtttttctgtgcacaaaaaaatattctcatcacttcataacattaaggttgaaccactgtagtcacatgactgttttaaatatgtctttagtagctttagaGGTCTCaccgagccatcagattttatcaaaaatatcttaatttgtgttctgaagatgaatgaaggtcttacaggtgtggaacaacatgagggtgagtaattaatgacagaaacttcaattttgagtgaactaaccctttaaactacaAGACTTTATTTGTAAAGCAGGTTATTCTGCATTAATGACATCAAGACCAAACCATTCGTGTATCTGGTTAGTCATAAATACTTGCCTTTATATTTGCTGATGAACTGCTCTTGAAGCCCAGGCTTATCAGCTCTACGGGTCATGTGATCCTCTGCATCCTGCAGAGGTGTTTTACGCCTTTTGcttttcagcattatttctggaaaaaaagaaataaaaagaaatataaggTGAATGGAttaaataagcattttaaaaatctttttgatcttactggaattgttcacccaaaaatgtacataattaTTGTACTAATCCTGTACTAAAATTGTACAAACCtgtgttgtgtttttctgtggaacactaaagtttatttttaaatgtaatacagAGCTCTATGCAATGACAGCACATGTGACCAGTCTGAAACAGgcatttagattaaaaaaaacagcaatatcatTGATGCCAAAAACCATTGTGACCAGATGATTGATGTCAATCCATattcatattaatttaaaagCTACAGATTTTCAGTCAGTAACCTGATAGATTCATATGGACTATTTTGTCTGCTTTGGAGCTTGacacacagaataaaaaatactataaagtGTCTATGTACTGTCATTGTGCAAAAAGCTCTgtgaagataaataaaaaaacatggatacttttgtgttccactaaaaaaaaaaaaagtgtaaataatgtattacataaaattaaaaatgacatcaaataataaaaaatgaaaattaattatttcaaattaCAATGAGAAAAACAGGCTACCACTGATTAAATTGTAGAATCTAAAGagatattatatgaaatataacaaaattatatttgctgATCAATGCCTACAAATAAGcaataaactgtttttttccttattgcaaaaaaaaaatcaaatgagaATCAAACTCAAATACAATcgagaaataaaacattaacagaaaataatttaaccACTAAAGTAAACATACATCTTACTAACTTTCATATTTCACAGTGTATTTTAGTTATCATGCATTTTCGGGACAACACTTGATCTCACCTCTCCAGCGTCCATTGATGGGGGTTGTCGTCTTTTTCGCGTCAAGCAATGCCATGTGATTGCATTTCGGGAAAACACATCCACAGCTGACGTGCGTGCATGACGTAGTTACGTATTTGGATTTCACGTTGAAATTGtgactacatttatttgaccTAATAAATATTTTGGCAAACACCTAGATCTTTGTTTGATTTATTCACAGTACTGGTTCTtcaaacttaaataaaaaaataaaaaataaaataaaaacggaGGCGTACGTCTTTCTAATGGACAGAGCACATGATCACTTTTAAACGATCTCTTTGGAAcacatatcttaatttttacTAATTCTGTTTAATCAAATGTTTGAGTTAAAATCAGGGAGATGTGTGGATTATTTCGAGGctctaaaataaactttaacgTGCACTTTATTAACAGCAttttctttcaattttttttttaatttatggtattttatattaaatataaaggaAGGAAAAGCTGCTAGATCTTGTAAAAGTGCTTTAAAAACGCATATCCACGACAGATTATTCCATCATTTGAGCAGCACTCGTGATCTCTCCTCAGAGCTCATCTCACTCTGCACTCAAGCTGCTGCGCTGCTGCTGTGGGGGATGGGCGGGAGGCGCGCGCGCGATCAGAAGCCGGTGGGGGAAGGGCGGCGAGTCACTCAGTGTCACTGTCTGCAGCTCTCAGCTAGggctagggttagggttagggttagtgttaGGGGAGCAGGGGTTTCACATCCAGTGCCTTTTAAAATCAAAGtatgaacaaaataaatctgtaaaCAAACATGTAAACGTCCCAGCTTGAGTCATGAttcttttaaacactttttatactaaacactgtaactgctctctctctctctctaaatataaaacaatgtttgCTGTAACTGCTCTCCTATTATATATTCTCATTCATATGCATCCTTAAGATGTAAACCAGTATGTGCATTTCTTAAAAACAGTTCATACAAATAACAGCACACAATGGATTACATGCAATAGCCTGTAACCAGCTCATAATCCTTATATCAGTGTCATCAAAATGACAAGTCCTTGTATCATTGTTCACAAAGACACTCTGACAGTATTTTCAGAAGTAATATGGATACGATTTTGATGTCAgtgattgaaaatacacaagacTGCACTTTATCTGTATGGCGTACATTTCAACAGTATGAACACGTCACTCTAGACTGGATGAGACAGGATTCAGATATACTTTCTGGTGGTCTGTCAAAAAATTACAGTAGCTACAATGTCATGTGATATAatgacagccagtggcacagatcCTCACCAAACCATCCATTCCAGCGTGATGAATATGATCCTCAACTGGTTGGAACTGGAATAAGTACTTTGACTGTTGCGATCATCCcaatcggacttatgatagctgcCTGAATTATGCTCTGTTCACTGTTGGACAGAGGAGAACTGATAACAAAGAAATGTTTCAAGGGTACCCCAAACAAGTGACGAACCTGGCTGGAACATGCTTGTTCAATGAGCACTTGTCAGTGGTGTTGTCGATTACCTGAAAGTTTTCATCATCATTGTATGTGTGTTGTCTGCAGCAAGTTTCTGTATTTGGGTGAATATTTGCAGCaagtgtgttgtcaaactgatcaagatgttttgttcattttttctgtttgcatgtgttttcttcagttgtgCGCGGTGATCTCTCTCAGCCACcgtaatatttactgtataatgtaAAATGCAAGTAGACTGCAGTAACATAGCATTACATCAGTCTACAGTTTATGTAGTGAACAGTACATAGTGAACATTATCTGATTTCACACCTGTTCTGTCTACAAACACATCTCCCATCATTCGGCTATTTTGACCCGTCTCGGCCTTAAGGTCATGACTGAGAGCATGATCTACAACAGTGGCTCTTATTTCCATCAGAAACATCTCAGTCTTggcctcttcttcctcttcctctgttcTCCTCCGTACCCTTCCACCACACATCCTTACTCCTTCTTCTGTCTGTTGACTCTGTTTGTGTCCTTgttgttcattcatgttcagAGTGTGTAACATTGTGTTGTGCTCTGTCTGTGCCTCCCAAATGAGATGGCATCTGAGATATTTTAGAGAACTGTTGAACATTGCTTGAATTACATTCCCCTTCATTATTGAAATTCAAAATTCATCCCTGAAATTCTAATAATTCAGGACAAAAAAAGTctaaagaaatgtatagaaaatATGCTTGACAGTTTATGACTAgttcaaccattttgcatttaatggcttatgaaaataaaaactattcgACACCTAGTATATTTTGATGAACATGACATAAGCAAGTGATAATGTAGGAAACATCTGACACTTGTACATCAAATGCATGAATGTACCAAAGCATTTACAATTTGTTCAGGAGAATGAGAAACTGCATTTATGATGTGAACAAGAGACTATAATGTGGATGTTGAACAAGTAAGAATTTTAGTTGTGATTggagaaatgcaccaaagtgcggaaactgttatatataatataatataaaatataaaattatgatattatatataatattaattattataaatatcaaatataaatataaattattatattatatataaaatataaagagaatgt
It encodes the following:
- the LOC137007530 gene encoding uncharacterized protein; this encodes MNEQQGHKQSQQTEEGVRMCGGRVRRRTEEEEEEAKTEMFLMEIRATVVDHALSHDLKAETGQNSRMMGDVFVDRTEIMLKSKRRKTPLQDAEDHMTRRADKPGLQEQFISKYKGNVFTTRAFFRGDFALEYRGELLSSEESLDRAEHYTEAENAFLFEFQWCGRNWCIDASKEDGSLGRLVNDEHRNPTCKMRTLEVSRKPHLCLFAVRDILPGEEITFNHGYSDWPWRVKPLNQASTESSDKKPSISLGPQRSPHCAAPVSSPGLDEVNSSGPHKQSGKARTSRKTKRFQSRLAKLRKHHEDCYERFNRAEIENECNTIAKQLSQKDCLSSLVTSTTDASSSSPPCAVSTSVMTSSPSPYYRLPEGTLQLAKMSKVLMAMEKGTLSDFKGKKLDNIEIDPNEQLEAQGDSMPSDEEDYSDVSQTTAPAETDPPVQSDQSVSQEDQGSSNAPKKKWEDNEVKAVERHMMEFIKTCKFPGKQDCERCIHAEPEALKQRTWTGVKNYVRNRITTLKRKGGL